In one Natronosalvus amylolyticus genomic region, the following are encoded:
- a CDS encoding rubrerythrin-like domain-containing protein, translating to MVRSDPYTPTRYDVECYECSFREHTDSRPGRCPACGGPVHNVAVPRE from the coding sequence ATGGTCCGATCAGATCCATACACACCGACCAGATACGACGTGGAGTGCTACGAGTGTAGTTTCCGTGAGCATACCGACTCGAGGCCTGGTCGGTGTCCGGCCTGCGGTGGTCCCGTTCACAACGTCGCCGTTCCGCGAGAATAA
- a CDS encoding HAD-IIA family hydrolase, translating to MSAYEAVILDVDGTLVRGEQVLPGAVDGLRAIDDTGCQRLLFSNNPTRGGEHYADRLGKHDIVVDPEFVLTSASVSVDYLSVTHPDDPIYLVGEDRLRELLESASLEVTDDPKSAAIVLGSIDRGLTYDELSASVGALEAADAFYGTDPDVTIPTETGLQPGSGAIIAAMEAIAGREVDAILGKPSSIAAATALQRLETAPERTLIVGDRPDTDIELGTRAGMDTALVTTGITSNERAANGDLPVEPDYVLESLAELEEILTEA from the coding sequence ATGAGTGCGTACGAGGCGGTTATTCTCGATGTCGACGGCACGCTCGTTCGCGGCGAGCAAGTGCTTCCGGGCGCAGTCGACGGGCTTCGGGCGATCGACGATACCGGGTGTCAACGTCTTCTCTTTTCGAACAACCCGACGCGCGGTGGCGAACACTACGCCGACCGACTGGGAAAACACGATATCGTGGTCGACCCCGAGTTCGTCCTCACTTCCGCGAGCGTGAGCGTCGACTATCTCTCGGTAACACATCCGGATGACCCGATCTATCTGGTCGGTGAAGATCGGCTCCGGGAACTACTCGAGTCGGCGTCCCTCGAGGTAACTGACGACCCGAAATCGGCAGCGATCGTTCTCGGTTCGATAGACCGGGGATTGACCTACGACGAACTGAGCGCATCGGTCGGGGCACTCGAAGCGGCCGATGCATTCTACGGCACCGACCCTGACGTGACCATTCCGACCGAAACCGGCTTGCAACCGGGGTCGGGAGCGATCATTGCGGCGATGGAGGCAATTGCGGGTCGTGAGGTGGATGCAATACTCGGCAAACCTTCGAGCATTGCCGCGGCGACGGCGCTACAGCGTCTCGAGACGGCGCCTGAACGGACGCTCATCGTCGGCGACCGACCGGATACGGACATCGAACTCGGGACGCGTGCGGGGATGGACACCGCGTTGGTGACGACAGGGATCACCTCGAACGAACGGGCGGCTAACGGCGACCTCCCGGTCGAACCGGACTACGTCCTCGAGTCGCTGGCGGAACTCGAGGAGATACTAACTGAGGCATAA
- a CDS encoding cryptochrome/photolyase family protein: MTIWALGDQLALEYGPLAEADPNHDRVLMVEATEFARRHRYHSQKLTLVFAAMRQFRDRLRREGFEVDYRQTATFENALDSHFASHPGDRLICMEPPSHGAGDRLQRLVESHGGTLERRHHEGFLCSRAAFDEWAGPDADSFRHESFYRWMRRKTGYLMDGDEPVGGEWNFDEDNRAFPRPEYAFSDPRRFQPDDLTQATLEWVESTFETWGEPEPFEWPVTRAQALDARDHFISKRLPRFGPYQDAMVERSWAGEHALLSPALNLGLLHPRELIDPAIEAYEKGGVPLESVEGFLRQVLGWREFVRHVYRRAMPELATANALEANRELPSFYWDGETKMNCLETAVGRVRKRGYGHHIERLMLLSNFALLYGVEPQALNRWFHLAYVDAYHWVTTPNVIGMGLFASDALSTKPYAASANYVDRMSDYCADCPYDPDQTVGEQACPFNALYWDFLERNEDRLGDNHRMGLVYHHLQNKDETERTAIHERAERIRNRTRQGSI, encoded by the coding sequence ATGACTATCTGGGCGCTCGGCGACCAGCTCGCACTCGAGTACGGCCCGCTGGCTGAGGCAGACCCGAATCACGACCGCGTCCTCATGGTCGAAGCAACGGAGTTTGCCCGTCGACACCGGTACCACAGCCAGAAACTCACCCTCGTGTTCGCGGCAATGCGACAGTTCCGTGATCGGCTCCGGCGTGAAGGGTTCGAGGTCGACTACCGGCAGACGGCGACGTTTGAGAACGCACTCGATTCACATTTCGCTTCTCACCCGGGTGACCGTCTGATCTGTATGGAACCGCCGAGTCACGGTGCTGGCGACCGTCTCCAGAGGCTCGTCGAATCGCACGGTGGGACGCTCGAGCGACGCCATCACGAGGGGTTTCTGTGCTCTCGTGCGGCGTTCGACGAGTGGGCCGGCCCCGATGCCGACTCGTTTCGACACGAATCGTTCTATCGGTGGATGCGTCGAAAAACGGGCTACCTGATGGATGGCGACGAACCCGTCGGCGGCGAGTGGAACTTCGACGAGGACAATCGGGCGTTCCCCCGACCGGAATACGCGTTCAGCGACCCGCGTCGGTTCCAACCCGACGACCTGACGCAAGCGACCCTCGAGTGGGTCGAGTCCACCTTCGAAACCTGGGGCGAGCCGGAACCGTTCGAGTGGCCCGTCACGAGAGCGCAAGCGCTGGACGCACGCGATCACTTCATCTCGAAGCGGTTGCCCCGGTTCGGGCCGTACCAGGACGCGATGGTCGAGCGCTCGTGGGCCGGCGAACACGCACTGCTCTCGCCCGCGCTCAACCTCGGCTTGCTCCATCCGCGCGAACTCATCGACCCCGCCATCGAGGCCTACGAAAAGGGGGGCGTTCCCCTCGAGAGTGTCGAAGGCTTCCTGCGGCAGGTCCTCGGCTGGCGAGAGTTCGTCAGACACGTCTACCGACGCGCAATGCCGGAGCTAGCGACGGCAAACGCCCTCGAGGCGAACCGCGAGTTGCCGTCGTTCTACTGGGATGGCGAAACGAAGATGAACTGCCTCGAGACGGCGGTCGGCCGCGTCCGAAAGCGAGGCTACGGACACCACATCGAGCGTCTGATGCTCCTCTCGAATTTCGCCCTGCTGTACGGCGTCGAGCCTCAGGCGCTCAACCGCTGGTTTCACCTCGCGTACGTCGACGCCTACCACTGGGTGACGACCCCGAACGTGATCGGGATGGGATTGTTTGCGAGCGACGCGCTCTCGACGAAACCCTACGCCGCGAGTGCGAACTACGTCGACCGAATGAGCGACTACTGTGCCGACTGCCCCTACGATCCTGACCAGACGGTGGGAGAGCAGGCCTGCCCGTTCAACGCGCTGTACTGGGACTTTCTCGAGCGAAACGAGGATCGACTCGGTGACAACCACCGAATGGGACTCGTCTACCATCACCTCCAGAACAAGGACGAGACTGAGCGGACCGCGATCCACGAGCGGGCCGAGCGGATTCGAAATCGAACTCGACAGGGTTCGATTTGA
- a CDS encoding S66 family peptidase, with product MSRPHEEAEFIMPPSLERGDQVAIVASASNPSLEAPHVYELGLDRLESVFGLEPVEFPTTGMNNDELYANPEARASDIHDAFRDPDISGVIAVIGGNDQIRMLEHLDPEVLRSNPTRFFGYSDNTNLALYLWNLGVVSFYGPAVMLELAMDGEMFEHTVEHTERAFFGDSMGELEPADRFTDQPGNWVEPAALEESRETEPSPGWHWSGGSDPVSGRVWGGCLEIIDQQFLAGRYLPDEERLEGTILALETSEEIPDSAWVVGVLRALGERGLLEQFSGVLVGRPPARTHLEDRPPEWREAYREQQRSVIEAVLEEYNSDAPVVQGLEFGHAYPTVPIPIGGHVEIDPQSERIRFE from the coding sequence ATGTCCAGACCTCACGAGGAAGCCGAGTTCATCATGCCACCGTCTCTCGAGCGCGGCGACCAGGTCGCGATCGTCGCGTCCGCCTCGAATCCATCGCTCGAGGCACCGCACGTCTACGAACTGGGGCTCGACCGTCTCGAGAGTGTGTTCGGTCTCGAACCGGTCGAGTTTCCGACCACCGGGATGAACAACGACGAACTGTACGCTAACCCCGAGGCCCGTGCCAGCGACATTCACGACGCCTTTCGGGACCCCGATATCAGCGGCGTCATCGCAGTTATCGGCGGAAACGACCAGATACGGATGCTCGAGCACCTCGACCCCGAAGTGCTTCGGTCGAACCCGACCCGGTTTTTCGGCTACAGCGACAACACGAACCTCGCACTGTACCTGTGGAATCTCGGCGTCGTCTCGTTTTACGGCCCCGCGGTCATGCTCGAACTGGCGATGGACGGCGAGATGTTCGAGCACACCGTCGAGCACACCGAACGTGCGTTTTTCGGCGACTCCATGGGCGAACTCGAGCCAGCGGACCGATTCACCGACCAGCCGGGGAACTGGGTTGAGCCGGCCGCCCTCGAGGAGTCCCGCGAGACCGAACCGAGTCCCGGCTGGCACTGGTCTGGCGGGTCAGACCCCGTCTCTGGTCGGGTCTGGGGTGGCTGTCTCGAGATCATCGACCAGCAGTTTCTGGCAGGACGGTATCTTCCGGACGAAGAGCGCCTCGAGGGGACCATCCTGGCACTCGAGACCTCCGAAGAAATTCCCGACTCGGCGTGGGTTGTTGGCGTGTTGCGCGCGCTGGGTGAACGCGGCCTCCTCGAGCAGTTTTCGGGCGTCCTGGTCGGACGACCGCCCGCTCGCACCCACCTCGAGGATCGGCCACCCGAGTGGCGCGAAGCGTATCGCGAGCAACAGCGGTCGGTGATCGAAGCCGTTCTCGAGGAGTACAATTCCGATGCACCGGTGGTACAGGGACTCGAGTTCGGGCACGCCTACCCGACCGTTCCAATCCCGATCGGTGGCCACGTCGAAATCGACCCGCAGAGTGAACGGATTCGATTCGAGTGA
- a CDS encoding acyl-CoA thioesterase: MPTLQETLIENREMVQPNHANNLETAHGGNVMLWMDEIGAMAAMRFSGETCVTAGVDQMDFRRPILVGDVAFISAYVYETGRTTSKVRIRAYREDLRTGEREKTTESVFTFVAIDENRKPTPVPELTIESEEGERLYQEALEYESDTV, translated from the coding sequence ATGCCAACGCTACAGGAAACGCTGATCGAGAACCGGGAGATGGTCCAGCCAAATCACGCGAACAACCTCGAGACGGCCCACGGAGGGAACGTTATGCTGTGGATGGACGAGATCGGGGCGATGGCGGCGATGCGATTTTCGGGCGAAACTTGCGTGACCGCTGGCGTCGATCAGATGGACTTTCGGCGGCCGATTCTGGTCGGCGACGTCGCGTTCATCTCGGCGTACGTCTACGAGACGGGTCGGACGACGTCGAAAGTCCGGATTCGCGCCTACCGGGAAGACCTGCGAACGGGCGAACGTGAGAAAACGACCGAATCGGTGTTCACGTTCGTCGCCATCGACGAAAACCGGAAACCGACCCCAGTCCCCGAACTGACAATCGAGAGCGAAGAAGGCGAACGGCTCTATCAGGAAGCCCTCGAGTACGAGTCAGATACAGTGTAG
- a CDS encoding TraB/GumN family protein, with protein MSDAGDATVPDPPEPAGDGRGSVEVLGTAHVSQASVEEVTETVDREQPDIVAVELDEGRYRQMQGGTPDDIEAKDLLSGNTVFQFLAYWMLSYVQSRLGERFDVEPGADMRAAIDAAERNGLGLALVDRDIQVTIQRFWTRLSFTEKLKMVGGLALGITDPRTLSIAFGSVIGLLVGLGFGAFAAGWVGLEDTLALGVTDPTTLQYVGAVGIGLLGGLFVGLLFLPSLEDASQYTNGLLSGSSLRMLLGGVLGIVAMVGLVATEMFVGPFSAGTFESSGGLTLRGTVGGVAGLGIGATLGVLVGFTLDTLTADVEGVEEIDIEEMTDGDVVAAMMEEFRRFSPRGANALIDERDAFIAHKLHVLREQGYDVLAVVGAGHKAGIERYLADPESLPPMESLTGTASSRRFSITKVFGYLIMVGFFAFFGLLLMAGVRDVFLLQLFLAWVAFNGVFAFSLARLAGARWTSAAVGGAVAWLTSINPLLAPGWFAGYVELRYRPVNVTDISRLNEIAGDTTQPVSDSLEQMFDVPLFRLIMIVALTNVGSMIATFLFVLFVLPWLAGGELGSVDALMAELFEGARNSLELIRDILT; from the coding sequence ATGAGCGATGCAGGTGACGCGACCGTTCCAGACCCACCGGAGCCAGCGGGTGATGGCCGTGGCTCCGTCGAAGTTCTCGGAACGGCTCACGTCTCCCAGGCGAGCGTCGAGGAGGTGACCGAGACGGTCGACCGGGAACAACCGGACATCGTCGCGGTGGAACTCGACGAAGGTCGCTACCGGCAGATGCAAGGGGGGACGCCCGACGATATCGAGGCGAAAGACCTCCTGAGCGGAAACACCGTCTTTCAGTTTCTGGCCTACTGGATGCTCTCGTACGTCCAGTCACGACTCGGCGAGCGCTTCGACGTCGAACCGGGCGCAGATATGCGGGCCGCTATCGACGCCGCCGAGCGAAACGGCCTCGGCCTCGCGCTGGTCGACCGGGACATCCAGGTTACGATTCAGCGCTTCTGGACGCGACTCTCGTTTACGGAAAAACTCAAGATGGTCGGCGGACTCGCCCTGGGAATCACCGATCCGCGGACGCTTTCTATCGCGTTCGGTTCCGTTATCGGGCTCCTCGTGGGTCTCGGCTTCGGTGCGTTCGCCGCTGGCTGGGTCGGCCTCGAGGACACGCTCGCACTCGGCGTGACCGATCCGACGACGCTCCAGTACGTCGGTGCGGTCGGGATTGGCCTGTTGGGTGGTCTATTCGTCGGCTTACTGTTCTTGCCCTCACTCGAGGATGCGAGTCAGTATACGAACGGGCTCCTCAGCGGCTCGAGTCTACGAATGCTGCTCGGCGGGGTTCTGGGCATTGTCGCAATGGTTGGGCTGGTCGCGACCGAAATGTTCGTCGGGCCGTTCAGTGCGGGAACCTTCGAGAGCAGTGGCGGGCTAACCCTGCGGGGGACCGTTGGTGGTGTCGCCGGGCTCGGCATCGGCGCGACACTCGGCGTCCTCGTTGGCTTCACCCTGGATACACTGACGGCTGACGTCGAGGGCGTCGAGGAGATCGATATCGAGGAGATGACCGATGGCGACGTCGTCGCGGCCATGATGGAGGAGTTTCGCCGGTTCAGTCCGCGCGGGGCGAACGCGCTTATCGACGAACGGGACGCCTTCATCGCCCACAAACTGCACGTCCTGCGCGAGCAGGGCTACGACGTGTTAGCAGTCGTCGGTGCCGGACACAAAGCGGGTATCGAACGCTATCTGGCCGACCCTGAGAGCCTCCCACCGATGGAGTCGCTCACCGGAACGGCCTCGAGTCGCCGGTTTTCGATTACCAAAGTGTTCGGCTATCTCATCATGGTCGGCTTCTTCGCCTTCTTCGGCCTGCTGTTGATGGCTGGCGTACGGGACGTCTTCTTGCTCCAGTTGTTCCTCGCGTGGGTGGCGTTCAACGGTGTGTTCGCCTTTTCGCTCGCACGACTCGCCGGGGCACGCTGGACGAGCGCGGCCGTCGGCGGGGCCGTTGCCTGGCTCACCAGCATCAACCCGCTGCTCGCACCCGGCTGGTTCGCCGGGTACGTCGAACTCCGATACCGACCGGTCAACGTCACCGACATCAGCCGCCTGAACGAGATTGCGGGCGACACCACACAGCCGGTTTCGGATTCCCTCGAGCAGATGTTCGACGTGCCGTTGTTCCGTCTCATCATGATCGTCGCGCTGACGAACGTCGGCAGCATGATCGCCACGTTCCTGTTCGTCCTGTTCGTCTTGCCGTGGCTGGCTGGTGGCGAACTCGGCAGCGTCGACGCCCTCATGGCCGAACTGTTCGAGGGTGCGCGAAACAGCCTCGAGTTGATCCGTGATATCCTGACATGA
- a CDS encoding metalloprotease: protein MSYANQSPLSFSEKELLDLAIAWVVLSVAFALLLAPIHRGIGTVGGFVTMIGLSFVTVGVAFLLHELAHKVVAIHFGQLAEFRADYQMLFLAIMSALIGFLFAAPGAVYHRGRITPRENGLISVAGPVTNVALAGVFLPIMLFGSILGGGLLERIGYMGVLINLFLAAFNMIPFGPLDGKSVLTWSKSVFALTFATCLGLLALFLLEFGLQF, encoded by the coding sequence ATGAGTTACGCAAATCAGTCCCCGTTGTCGTTTAGTGAGAAGGAACTGCTCGACCTGGCTATCGCCTGGGTCGTCCTGAGTGTCGCGTTTGCCCTGCTCTTGGCACCGATCCACCGCGGCATCGGCACCGTCGGTGGCTTCGTGACGATGATCGGTCTGAGCTTCGTGACCGTCGGTGTTGCGTTCCTGTTACACGAACTCGCCCACAAGGTGGTCGCGATTCACTTCGGCCAACTAGCGGAGTTTCGCGCCGACTACCAGATGCTGTTTCTGGCGATCATGAGCGCGCTCATCGGTTTCCTGTTTGCTGCACCCGGTGCCGTCTATCACCGCGGGCGCATTACGCCTCGAGAGAACGGCCTCATCTCCGTCGCAGGACCCGTGACGAACGTGGCGCTGGCTGGTGTTTTCCTTCCAATTATGCTGTTCGGCTCGATCCTCGGTGGTGGCCTGCTCGAGCGAATCGGCTACATGGGTGTATTGATCAACCTGTTCCTGGCCGCGTTCAACATGATCCCGTTCGGGCCGCTCGACGGCAAATCCGTCCTCACCTGGAGTAAGTCCGTGTTCGCGCTCACGTTCGCGACCTGTCTCGGTTTGCTCGCGCTGTTCTTGCTCGAGTTTGGACTCCAGTTTTGA
- a CDS encoding acetamidase/formamidase family protein has product MGQTLSYDDSKIYEFTPDLEAALTIESGDSITVETADSLEGAVMDDDDLLEAVPEEVNAATGPIAVDGATPGDVLAVHIDDIRLTEPAGRVVTLGGFGLLDGHERIEAPRSRMTPIEDGTLEFGDREVPVDPVIGTIGVATRDNEAGYSTLVPHDHGGNLDTTDITTGTTVYFPVNQPGGLLAMGDCKAAMADGEMCGTGAEIATEIDVTLEIIEESTVDISRPLLETADAWKTVASAETLEEACELANWDLIDLLVAEHGFDETEAYMFSSLAGGLEISQVVDPLVTVRNAIPKAHLSSPF; this is encoded by the coding sequence ATGGGCCAGACCCTCAGCTACGACGATAGCAAAATTTACGAGTTCACCCCCGACCTCGAGGCCGCTCTTACCATCGAATCGGGCGATTCGATCACCGTTGAAACGGCCGATAGCCTCGAGGGAGCCGTCATGGATGACGACGACCTCCTCGAGGCCGTTCCCGAGGAGGTAAACGCCGCGACGGGACCGATCGCCGTCGACGGGGCGACACCTGGTGACGTTCTCGCCGTCCACATCGACGACATTCGGCTCACTGAACCGGCAGGGCGGGTCGTCACGCTCGGCGGTTTTGGCCTACTCGACGGCCACGAGCGAATCGAAGCCCCGCGCTCGAGGATGACGCCCATCGAAGACGGCACGCTCGAGTTCGGTGATCGCGAGGTGCCGGTCGACCCCGTCATCGGAACGATCGGCGTCGCCACCCGCGATAACGAGGCGGGGTACAGCACGCTCGTGCCCCATGACCACGGCGGCAACCTCGATACAACAGATATCACGACCGGGACCACGGTCTACTTCCCTGTCAACCAGCCCGGCGGGTTGCTCGCGATGGGCGACTGTAAAGCGGCGATGGCCGACGGCGAGATGTGCGGGACTGGTGCGGAAATCGCCACCGAGATCGACGTTACCCTCGAGATTATCGAAGAATCGACCGTAGACATCTCGAGACCGCTACTCGAGACGGCCGACGCCTGGAAAACCGTGGCCAGCGCGGAGACGCTCGAGGAGGCGTGCGAACTCGCCAACTGGGACCTGATCGACTTGCTCGTGGCCGAACACGGATTCGACGAAACCGAGGCCTACATGTTCTCGAGTTTGGCCGGTGGTCTCGAGATCAGTCAGGTGGTCGACCCGCTGGTGACGGTTCGGAACGCGATACCGAAAGCGCACCTCTCCTCGCCGTTTTGA
- the purM gene encoding phosphoribosylformylglycinamidine cyclo-ligase produces the protein MTNEADDTGSNGEADDAAGLTYAGTGVDIDASEDATAALLEAFGSGMKTEYAGLLDIGDRYLALATDGVGTKLLVAEAIQDFSTIGIDCIAMNVNDLVAAGVEPVAFVDYLAIDEPDDDLTAQIGQGLATGLEEANLTLLGGETAVMPDVITGFDLAGTCAGLALKDEILNEGAAVGDVLVGVPSNGIHSNGLTLAREAVTRNHDYEDPFPLDPEVSIGEELLRPTRLYTYLLDPIRRHEVRAAAHITGGGWTNLLRMGERKYVIDNPLPAQPIFEFVQEQGNVSDEEMHRTFNMGTGFVVALAEDDAEAFADETDGEIIGRVEEGNSVEIRGLSLE, from the coding sequence ATGACTAACGAGGCGGACGACACCGGTTCGAACGGGGAGGCTGACGACGCTGCGGGGCTGACGTACGCGGGGACTGGCGTCGACATCGACGCCAGCGAGGACGCGACCGCGGCGCTGCTCGAGGCGTTCGGCAGCGGGATGAAAACCGAGTACGCGGGCCTGCTCGATATCGGCGACCGCTATCTCGCGCTCGCGACCGACGGCGTCGGCACCAAACTACTGGTCGCCGAAGCCATCCAGGATTTCTCGACCATCGGCATCGACTGTATCGCGATGAACGTCAACGACCTCGTCGCTGCTGGGGTCGAACCCGTTGCCTTCGTCGACTACCTGGCCATCGACGAACCGGACGACGACCTGACGGCGCAGATCGGACAGGGGCTGGCGACCGGTCTCGAGGAAGCCAATCTCACGCTGCTCGGTGGCGAGACGGCCGTCATGCCGGACGTCATCACCGGCTTCGACCTCGCGGGCACCTGTGCGGGACTGGCGCTCAAAGACGAGATTCTGAACGAAGGGGCTGCCGTCGGCGACGTACTCGTGGGCGTCCCGTCCAACGGTATCCACTCCAACGGATTGACGCTGGCTCGAGAGGCCGTTACCCGCAATCACGATTACGAGGACCCGTTCCCGCTCGACCCCGAGGTGTCCATCGGGGAGGAACTGCTTCGTCCAACCCGTCTCTACACCTACCTGCTGGACCCGATTCGACGACACGAGGTTCGCGCGGCGGCCCACATCACCGGCGGCGGGTGGACCAACCTGCTCCGGATGGGTGAGCGAAAGTACGTCATCGACAACCCGCTGCCTGCCCAACCCATCTTCGAATTCGTCCAGGAGCAAGGAAACGTGTCGGACGAGGAGATGCACCGCACGTTCAACATGGGGACCGGGTTCGTCGTCGCGCTGGCCGAAGACGATGCGGAAGCGTTCGCCGACGAAACGGACGGCGAAATAATCGGTCGTGTTGAAGAAGGTAACAGCGTCGAGATTCGCGGCCTCTCACTCGAGTAG
- a CDS encoding macro domain-containing protein: MEFDVIQGDIAAQEADALVNAAGTSLQMGSGVAGALKRRAGPEINEEAVSKGPIDLGGVAVTDAYDLEAEYVIHAAAMPHYGDGNATETSIREATRNSLERADELDCRSLVLPALGCGVAGFALERGAEIVGETIAEYEPSTLEDVRFIAYSDEEYETIRSAVEGLE, encoded by the coding sequence ATGGAGTTCGACGTTATTCAGGGCGATATCGCCGCACAGGAAGCCGACGCCCTCGTCAACGCCGCTGGGACGAGTCTGCAGATGGGGTCGGGCGTCGCCGGCGCACTCAAACGTCGCGCAGGCCCGGAAATTAACGAGGAAGCAGTGTCCAAAGGGCCGATTGACCTCGGTGGGGTCGCCGTCACCGACGCCTACGACCTCGAGGCAGAATACGTCATCCACGCTGCGGCGATGCCCCACTACGGCGACGGGAACGCCACGGAAACGAGTATCCGCGAAGCGACCCGAAACAGCCTCGAGCGCGCAGACGAACTCGACTGCCGCTCGCTCGTCCTCCCGGCACTCGGCTGTGGCGTCGCCGGCTTTGCCCTCGAGCGGGGAGCCGAAATCGTCGGCGAAACGATTGCCGAATACGAACCCTCGACCCTCGAGGACGTCCGGTTTATCGCCTACAGCGACGAAGAGTACGAGACGATTCGCTCCGCAGTGGAGGGCCTCGAGTAA
- a CDS encoding M24 family metallopeptidase: MYERSFMEGTRGTQAVDWEERIDVKRMREERKDRALERLQETELGAMLLVSDPNIRYVTGLAMTGGSGADHYTVLTENGDIIHWDTADHASNQRFNCPWLHDIRYACPGLGNVPRASGRDSAREFLKSKMADTVATALEEYGVDGETLGIDVANGGLVSAFEARGIDVDTKTVPAVMEDARKVKTRDEIECLRQVAAICEAGFQRITEEAKPGAKETDLWGAAAETLWQQGAFVGGGYVTSGPNTWPKHQANTTDRMIRPGDLVYADFYNIGYLGYRSCYYRTFSMGEPTQAQQDAYEIARDNLYDVLERIEPGATTDEICKGFPDMEGEHADFYDADEHWQMTTNHWGHGLGLQLYEVPLIWRGLSPDHPIEIEEGMTMAVETQEPAENQGVRVEEMVVVRENGVEILSQWPVEEITRIEY, encoded by the coding sequence ATGTACGAGCGTTCGTTCATGGAGGGGACACGTGGCACCCAGGCGGTCGACTGGGAGGAACGAATCGACGTCAAGCGTATGCGCGAAGAACGCAAGGACCGCGCACTCGAGCGACTCCAGGAGACCGAACTCGGGGCCATGTTGCTCGTGTCGGACCCGAACATCCGCTACGTGACGGGGCTGGCGATGACCGGCGGCAGCGGTGCCGACCACTACACCGTGCTCACCGAAAACGGCGACATCATCCACTGGGACACGGCCGACCACGCGAGCAACCAGCGTTTCAACTGTCCCTGGCTGCACGACATCCGGTACGCCTGCCCGGGCCTCGGGAACGTCCCTCGAGCGTCCGGCCGGGACTCCGCGCGCGAGTTCCTCAAATCGAAGATGGCCGACACCGTCGCCACGGCACTCGAAGAGTACGGCGTCGACGGCGAGACGCTCGGCATCGACGTCGCCAACGGCGGCCTCGTGAGCGCGTTCGAGGCGCGCGGAATCGACGTCGATACCAAAACCGTCCCCGCGGTGATGGAAGACGCCCGCAAGGTCAAAACGCGCGACGAGATCGAGTGTCTGCGACAGGTGGCTGCAATCTGTGAAGCCGGGTTCCAGCGGATTACGGAGGAAGCCAAACCCGGCGCGAAAGAGACCGACCTCTGGGGGGCAGCAGCCGAAACCCTCTGGCAGCAGGGCGCGTTCGTCGGCGGCGGCTACGTCACCTCCGGGCCGAACACCTGGCCCAAACACCAGGCCAACACGACCGACCGGATGATCCGCCCCGGCGACCTCGTCTACGCCGATTTCTACAATATCGGCTACCTGGGCTATCGCTCGTGTTACTACCGGACGTTCTCCATGGGCGAGCCTACCCAGGCCCAGCAGGATGCCTACGAAATCGCTCGCGACAACCTGTACGACGTCCTCGAGCGCATCGAACCGGGCGCGACGACCGACGAAATCTGCAAGGGCTTTCCGGACATGGAAGGCGAACACGCCGACTTCTACGACGCTGACGAACACTGGCAGATGACGACCAACCACTGGGGCCACGGTCTCGGCCTGCAGCTGTACGAGGTGCCGCTCATCTGGCGCGGCCTCTCGCCCGACCACCCCATCGAAATCGAGGAAGGGATGACGATGGCAGTCGAGACCCAGGAACCAGCTGAAAACCAGGGTGTCCGCGTCGAGGAGATGGTCGTCGTTCGCGAGAACGGTGTCGAAATCCTCAGCCAGTGGCCGGTCGAGGAGATTACGCGAATCGAGTACTAA
- the dpsA gene encoding DNA starvation/stationary phase protection protein DpsA: MSTQKTIRQHAETVEETGLRLEKEKAEQIVDALNTELANSYVLYHQLKKHHWVVEGAEFRDLHIFFEEAYENAEGGADLIAERAQALGGVPVSGPTNLEDRATVEFEGEDVYDLRTMMENDLEIYGDIIESMRDSIELATNLGDHATAQILRNILVDVEDDAHHFEHYLEDETLVREDALN; encoded by the coding sequence ATGAGTACCCAGAAAACCATCCGTCAGCATGCCGAAACCGTCGAAGAAACCGGCCTTCGACTCGAGAAAGAGAAGGCAGAACAGATCGTCGACGCGTTGAACACGGAGCTGGCGAACAGTTACGTGCTCTACCACCAGCTCAAGAAACACCACTGGGTCGTCGAGGGAGCGGAGTTCCGCGACCTCCATATCTTCTTCGAGGAAGCCTACGAGAACGCCGAAGGCGGCGCGGACCTGATCGCCGAACGCGCTCAAGCACTCGGCGGCGTCCCCGTCTCGGGCCCGACGAACCTCGAAGACCGCGCCACCGTCGAGTTCGAGGGCGAAGACGTCTACGACCTGCGGACGATGATGGAAAACGACCTCGAGATTTACGGCGACATTATCGAGTCGATGCGCGACAGCATCGAACTCGCGACCAACCTCGGAGATCACGCCACAGCTCAGATCCTCCGGAACATCCTCGTGGACGTCGAAGACGACGCACACCACTTCGAGCACTACCTCGAGGACGAGACCCTCGTTCGCGAGGACGCGCTCAACTGA